A genome region from Erigeron canadensis isolate Cc75 chromosome 3, C_canadensis_v1, whole genome shotgun sequence includes the following:
- the LOC122591554 gene encoding uncharacterized threonine-rich GPI-anchored glycoprotein PJ4664.02-like translates to MKKQKFELKLSKKVFQNKKKGSLSKKLKEKAPVESSSPASSEETVSIVGSPKPIRSPPPKTSSLRSSSPKTPSPQHSSTSSSSSSTPKSPQMPIHQSSPLPEFNSPIPPTMEPSQSQTIISQIPSSSSLPLSPTPTYFQNRRKSIPVNIQKNFKRSRFEDAHDSNETDFDDETANKFADDVMDIPEGQGGNEGGVENTREVKRSGLGERQKENVGLHLVQNIYKRRVPRIEVESSQLSQGQTSVSHSKVSQQPDVSSLHEQNPRTPFHSPSESVNVETQETPAPLLDFISALSSRTQLRIHFAPFVIPYAHLGDVAGITASLSDTGVIYLSFLRDSGCEAESSTVIHSLESTGNPETVMMFSGHLVDSLEATAMPDSDIPLPPETQRLVSQFVEGIEEGQRSELLIARNVITGKLPVTETRSPPRLRTGGALVIRTPVVSTFPSTTTTPPSIQSTPPTSQPITSSTPLNQSIPDPSSPHHSSSSSSSSESSTSTEYLSDCSPNRLATSGLPTDTLIVSLMNRLSSEEPNLTSHKRTIFHSLQAYLSHQETERTKQAEVEALQKSVRELDQQCRLVDISRSREDQDPDDQPEGENIRDIEEGHETQEQIGQEQNPQDVNQEQTQATSTSHVNESDSDELPIDDLPLPPLVQDISQYYSTTSDESSDHDPFQAEKSESESSDSSDPNDAPVQSQQETYGKDIFEETVYHLSNPENLETPNELAQGVIHPRISSRRIWQINEGYFVENNEQIVENLMRLCVEPDILKKELFRSSALLMKD, encoded by the exons ATGAAAAAGCAAAAGTTTGAGCTGAAATTAAGCAAGAAAGTATTTCAAAATAAGAAGAAGGGAAGTTTGTCaaagaaattgaaagaaaaagctccTGTTGAATCTTCTTCGCCTGCATCTTCTGAGGAGACAGTGTCAATTGTTGGGTCTCCAAAACCAATTAGATCTCCACCACCGAAAACATCTTCATTGAGATCATCTTCACCAAAAACACCGTCACCTCAACATTCAtcaacttcatcttcatcatcatcaacaccaAAATCACCTCAAATGCCTATTCATCAATCCTCACCACTTCCTGAATTCAATTCACCAATTCCACCAACCATGGAACCATCGCAATCTCAAACCATCATCTCACAaattccttcatcttcttcacttcCATTATCACCAACACCAACATATTTTCAAAATCGAAGAAAATCAATTCCTGTCAACATTCAGAAAAACTTTAAGAGATCAAGATTTGAAGATGCACATGACTCAAATGAAACTGACTTTGATGATGAAACTGCAAATaaatttgctgatgatgtaatGGATATTCCGGAAGGACAAGGAGGAAATGAGGGGGGAGTTGAAAATACCCGAGAGGTtaagaggtccgggctaggagaaaggcaaaaagaaaacgttggcctccaCTTAGTTCAAAACATTTATAAACGCCGGGTACCTAGGATAGAAGtcgagagctcccaactctcgcAAGGTCAAACCTCCGTAAGCCATTCGAAAGTCTCTCAACAGCCTGACGTCTCATCATTGCACGAGCAAAATCCGcgtactccattccattctccttcagagtctgtgaatgttgaaacACAAGAGACACCTGCTCCTCTCTTGGACTTCATTTCTGCACTCTCGTCTAGAACCCAACTTAGGATACATTTTGCACCGTTTGTGATCCCATatgcacatctaggtgatgttGCCG GCATAACGGCAAGTCTAAGTGACACCGGAGTTATTTACCTTTCTTTCCTACGAGATTcaggttgtgaagccgaatcatcaactgttatTCATTCTCTTGAatcaacaggaaatcctgagacAGTAATGATGTTTTCGGGTCACTTGGTAGACTCACTTGAGGCTACTGCAATGCCAGATTCTGATATTCCTCTTCCTCCTGAAACTCAAAGATTAGTATCCCAGTTTGTTGAAGGGATTGAGGAGGGTCAACGAAGTGAACTCCTCATAGCAAGAAATGTAATAACCGGTAAACTTCCTGTCACTGAAACAAGATCACCACCGAGATTGCGTACTGGAGGTGCTCTTGTAATTCGTACTCCAGTAGTATCTACATttccatcaacaacaacaacacccccATCAATTCAAAGTACTCCTCCAACAAGTCAACCAATAACTTCATCAACTCCACTCAATCAATCAATTCCTGATCCAAGTTCacctcatcattcttcttcaagttcttccTCTTCTGAATCATCTACATCCACTGAATACTTAAGTGATTGTTCACCAAACCGACTTGCCACCAGTGGTCTCCCAACCGACACTTTAATTGTTTCTCTCATGAATAGGTTGAGTTCTGAAGAACCAAATCTCACATCTCACAAAAGAACAATCTTTCATTCACTTCAAGCTTATCTatcacatcaagaaactgaaAGAACAAAGcaagctgaagttgaagctTTACAGAAAAGCGTTCGCGAGCTTGACCAACAATGCAGATTGGTCGATATCTCAAGAAGTCGGGAAgatcaagatcctgatgatcaacccgagggggagaatattagAGATATCGAAGAGGGTCATGAAACTCAAGAACAAATTGGTCAAGAACAAAATCCACAAGATGTGAATCAAGAACAAACTCAAGCTACTTCTACATCTCATGTCAATGAATCAGATTCAGATGAACTACCAATTGATGATCTACCACTTCCACCACTTGTTCAAGATATTTCTCAGTATTACTCCACCACTTCTGATGAATCAAGTGATCATGATCCTTTTCAAGCTGAAAAAAGTGAGTCTGAATCATCTGATTCTAGTGATCCTAATGATGCTCCAGTTCAATCTCAACAAGAAACTTATGGTAAAGACATATTTGAAGAAACTGTCTATCATTTGAGCAATCCAGAGAATCTTGAAACTCCAAATGAGCTTGCACAAGGAGTTATTCATCCAAGAATCTCAAGCAGAAGAATTTGGCAAATAAATGAAGGATACTTTGTGGAAAACAATGAGCAGATTGTGGAAAACCTGATGAGATTATGTGTAGAGCCAGatatcttgaagaaagagcttttCAGATCTTCTGCACTTCTAATGAAAGATTGA